In Belonocnema kinseyi isolate 2016_QV_RU_SX_M_011 chromosome 4, B_treatae_v1, whole genome shotgun sequence, a single window of DNA contains:
- the LOC117171784 gene encoding uncharacterized protein LOC117171784, whose translation MKSETVQNQMNHLSLDDSTSELNKKINDSMVIMDSNDNSDSVHEKKVRKSITLNLEAQPPTPTSKSLNSTPKGILKKSENNVAHETGRDYYQKVQEKSLTAKPRPHNLDELVDVEGLVSCSIKNTFSLEQLSDDDEIWLMDMPKRIKPALLSGQVLSLTDKTKLKVGKERYTGIHREVKGVLTCVFSSEKGLLSNKIVNIKPVGMIQLRQKLTTIPKTKPECTKKTKIPLPQNIRHRDPFHGVVKKGNNYADGTNIKIEIEPRTER comes from the exons ATGAAATCGGAAACGGTGCAGAATCAAATGAATCATTTGAGTTTGGATGATTCGACCTcagaactaaataaaaaaataaatgattctatggtaatcATGGATTCCAATGATAACTCGGATTCTGTGCACGAGAAAAAGGTTCGCAAATCGATTACTTTGAATCTTGAAGCCCAGCCTCCCACACCGActtcgaaatctttaaattcaactccaaagggaattttgaaaaaatccgaGAACAATGTAGCACACGAAACTGGGAGAGATTATTATCAAAAAGTTCAGGAGAAAAGTTTAACAGCTAAGCCGAGACCACATAAT ttagatGAACTTGTAGATGTAGAAGGATTAGTTTCTTGTTCCATCAAGAATACTTTTAGTTTGGAACAACTTAGTGATGACGACGAAATCTGGTTAATGGATATGCCAAAAAGG attaaacCAGCACTTCTCAGTGGGCAGGTTTTATCGTTGACCGACAAAACTAAATTAAAAGTAGGAAAAGAGCGTTACACTGGAATTCATCGTGAGGTTAAAGGTGTTCTAACTTGTGTATTTAGCAGCGAAAAGGGTTTATTATCCAACAAAATTg TGAATATAAAACCCGTAGGAATGATTCAGTTGAGGCAGAAACTCACCACGATTCCTAAAACGAAACCAGAAtgtacaaaaaagacaaaaataccTTTGCCACAAAATATTAGACACAGAGATCCTTTTCACGGAGTagtgaaaaaaggaaataattacgCGGACGGCACGAATATTAAGATAGAAATCGAACCAAGAACAGAAAGATGA
- the LOC117171785 gene encoding peroxisomal membrane protein 11B, with amino-acid sequence MDTFIKLNNQTAGRDKLIRTLQYGSRAYWFYTQNKKSSTYSADVLKSLEYTFSSFRKLLRLGRFLDSLYAALSTVKYPNIILRITLTLSKIANALFLLADHILWIGRVGIVQVDVSKWSSIANRYWLMMLTMNLSRDFYEILQILKDSRSSLMWRRVGSSNYSVLKYYSQVFSLLKERTDIVSDTIKNACDIFIPLTALGYTKLSPGAVGLLGVISSLVGLYTLVDSSAKLVPS; translated from the exons ATGgatacttttattaaattaaataaccaAACGGCAGGAAGAGACAAGTTGATAAG GACCTTGCAGTATGGCAGTCGAGCCTATTGGTTTTATACACAGAATAAAAAGAGTTCCACTTATTCTGCAGATGTTTTGAAGAGTCTGGAATACACATTCAGTTCATTTAGAAaac TACTGCGACTTGGAAGATTTCTGGACAGTCTTTACGCCGCATTATCGACAGTGAAGTATCCTAACATCATCCTAAGAATAACATTAACGTTATCAAAAATCGCAAATGCACTCTTCCTCCTGGCTGATCATATTCTCTGGATTGGTCGAGTAGGAATTGTGCAAGTTGATGTCTCCAAATGGAGTTCCATAGCCAACAGATATTGGCTAATGATGTTGACTATGAATTTATCGAGAGACTTTTacgaaatccttcaaatcttgaAAGACAGTCGCTCGAGTCTGATGTGGAGGAGAGTTGGTTCTTCAAATTACAGTGTTTTAAAATACTACAGTCAAGTTTTCAGTCTCCTTAAAGAGCGTACAGATATTGTATCAGATACAATTAAGAACGCTTGCGATATTTTCATTCCATTGACTGCCTTAGGGTACACAAAACTAAGTCCTGGTGCTGTTGGATTGTTGGGTGTTATTTCTTCCCTGGTGGGATTGTACACCCTTGTGGATTCTTCTGCCAAATTGGTACCTTCGTAA